DNA from Alphaproteobacteria bacterium:
GGGTATGTATTAACATTCTCCAACCATTCGCTAAGAGCTTTAATAACAGTTTCGGAGTAATCTCCCATTGCTATTACATAATCTTTATAAGAAGCGACCTTTTCAAGCTCATTAAGAGCACCAATAACAGCCTCCTTATTTGATATATCTTTATCTATGAAAACATAATTACTTGCATAAGGAACTCCGTATTCTTCTGCAACACCAGCTGCGACGGAATAATAATTAGATTTTGAGTCCAAAAATGCTAAATCTTTGCTTTTTATAGATGCCATTATTGGCTTCATTACATTAATGTGTTTCTTGCTAGTAACTTTGGATCCCATATCATTAGTAATAGCTATAGGCATATAAGAATTATCCAGCACAGTATCTAAAACATCCACATTCTCCATTGTTGAATTACCTGTAGTAATTGACAGTTCTGGAAGAGAAATGCTTTCGTTAAAAGGTTCCATTGTAATACTTACTATAAGATTATCAAAACCAGCTTCTTTCGCTTTCTTCATAGCTTCAAAATTACCATTTTTAAAAGCTAATCCAATTTCCTTGTTATTTGCTAAATATTTAATAACACTATCTATGTTCTCTGATGATATATCTGTCAAAACAATAGATATATTAGTTGATTTCACAACAACCTCTTCTTGTTCCTCAACAACACTATCTATAACACTTTCTTCATTAGCTTCAGAAACAACTTCTAAAGACTTTTCTTCAGAAACTAAATATGCTCCATTTAATGCTTCCCAAGAAGAATCTAATAGATTTTCATCTTCTAAACTCACCTCTTCATCATATGTAAATAATTCTTCTGCAACCAAATCAACAACAGGCTCAGCAGGAACAAAGCTTTCTAAATCTGCACTTGGAACCACTTCTACAACAACTGGCTCCTCAACAGTTATATAAACTTCATCAGACTTAGTTACTTCTAAAGAACCATAATCTGATCCACTCATAATATAAATAATAGATACAAAAGTTATTAATAATAAAAATACTACTATTTTATAAACACTACTTAACATCTTCCACCTTCTTATCTGCTTCTTTGTAATCATTTTGTTTTGCATATATTGCGATACCTTTTACAATTTCAATAGATCTGTTTAATTGATAATCATCTTTTTTATCACCAGAATTATCTTTGTTTTTAGGGTTTTTATCTTTTTTTTCACCCTTTTCTGGATTTTTAAGAGCCCCCTTCAAATCAGCTTCTTCTATTAGATATTTCTCCCAATCATTCTCTTTTTCTTTAAGCTCTTCATTTTTAATTTCGATATCTGGATCTATACCAAGAGCTTGTATAGAGTGTCCACTTGGAGTGTAATATCTTGAAGTTGTCATTTTTACAGCTGTTTTACCATTAACTAAAGGATAGATTGTTTGCACTGACCCTTTACCGAAAGATTTTGTTCCAACTATTACAGCTCTTTTATGATCCTTAAGAGCACCAGCAACAATTTCTGATGCAGAAGCAGAGCCTTGATTTATAATAACAACTATTGGTTTTCCATTTGCTTTATCTCCATTTGCAGCAAAAAACTTCATATTATCAACAGAATCTCTACCTTTTGTTGAAACTATCTCGCCACCATCTAAAAATGCTTCTGAAACAGCTATTGCCATAGTTAAAAGCCCTCCAGGGTTATTTCTTAAATCTAAAACATACCCATCAACATTAGCTCCAATTTCATCAAAAGCGGTTTCTAGCTCTGATTTAGTTTTTTGACTAAAAGTTGCAACTCTTATATATCCAATATTATCTATAACATCGCTTTTTACAGAGTCTATATTAATTATATCTCTAACGATTTTAACATCTCTAGGTTCTCCTTTTAAACCTTGACGAACTGTAAGTGTGATATCTGTACCAGGCTCTCCTCTCATTCTATCTACTGCATCATTTAAATCTATACCTATAATAGCTTCACCATCCAGATGAGTTATAAAATCACCGGACATAATACCTGCTTTTTGAGCTGGAGTATCATCTATAGGAGAAACAACTTTTACAACCTCATCCTCTGTTGTAATTTGAATACCTAAACCACCAAACTTTCCAGAAGTTGAAACTTGCATATCTTCTAGCTCTTTTTCATCCAAGAAAGATGAGTGAGGATCCAAAGATTTAAGCATACCATCCAAAGACAAATCTATTATCTCTTTATATGTTTTTTCATCTACATATCTTTGTTTAACAAGAGATAAAACTGCTTCAAACTTTTCAAGTTGTTTATAAGCATCTTGGAGTTCATCATAAGTCATGACCATGCCCTTTGGAGCATTATCTACTTTTTTTGTTTCTAATTTTTTATTATTTGCTGTTGCATTATAACCGCTAATCATTATAGCGATAAAAAACACGAAAAATCTTTTCATAAAAACTATCCTATCCCTGAAATTCATTATTGTTCATATATAACTTTAGCAAAACAACATATCAATTGCAAGTAAATAATAGCCTATAAATTAGTTATTTACCTATACAAAAATCCGAGAAAATTATATCTAAAAGCTCTTCAATTTCTACAGAGCCAGTAATTTTTCCTATCTCACGAATAGCAAGCCTAACATCTTCTGCTTGCAACTCTAAAACATTATTTTCTATTGCTCTATTAAGGGATTCCACCGCATTTTGCAAGAACTTTCTATGCCTCTCTCTTGTTACAGAAGCACTTCCTGCAGAGAACAACCTACTCTCAGTTTCTTGCTCTAATTTAGATAATAAAACATCAAGATTCATCCCTTTTAAAGCAGATATCTCTATCACATCCGAGGCTTTAGCACAAACAGCTTTATAACTATTTTCTTTTTTCTCTAAATCGCATTTATTGATAACCACAATAGAATCTTCATCTATTAAATCTAAACTTGTGTCATCAACATCTTTAGAGCAATCAAACATCACAACTTTTATATCTGCATTTTCAGCTTTTTTAAGAGCTCTTAATATGCCTTCATGTTCAATTTCATTATCCGCCTCTCTTATACCTGCGGTATCAGAAATTATTGCAGGATAACCATTCAAATCCAGATGAACATCTATAACATCTCTTGTTGTACCCGCTGTATCAGAGACTATTGCAACTTCTCTTTTTGCTATTGCATTCATCAACTGAGATTTACCAGCATTAGGAGCTCCTAATATCGCAATAGACAACCCCTCTCTAAGTTTTTCCCCTCTTCCATTATCATTTAAGTGATTATCAATCTCTTGTAAAACCCTCTTAATTTTTGGAGAAGTATTATCAACATCAATCTCTTCATCAGAGAAATCTATCACGGCCTCTGTATAAGCCATAATCTCTTTTAAATCTTTTCTCCAACCTTCATATAACCTACCTAGCTCACCCTCCATTTGCCTTAGAGCTTGCTTTTTCTGAGCTTTTGTTTCAGCATCTATTAAATCAGCAATAGCTTCCGCTTTTGTAAGATCCATTTTACCATTTTCAAATGCTCTACGAGAAAACTCTCCTGGTTCAGCCATACGGAAATTCTTAATTTTAGACAAAGCCTTTAACACTCCATCAATAACTGCTCTACCGCCGTGAATATGTAATTCTACCACATTCTCCCCAGTGAAAGACTTAGGAGATTCAAAATATATTACTAGAGCATCGTCTAATAACTCTTCGTTATCGTACAAATATCTAACACTTGCCATTCTATGTTGAGGCAAAGGTTTATTTGTTAAAACTTGCAGAGATTTTTCTGCTTCTGGCCCTGAGATTCTAATTACACAGACACCTGCTTTAGTTGCTCCACTTGAGATTGCATAAATATTTTCCATATCCGGACTATACTATTAATATCCATTTTTGTCAAAGAATTAATATTCTTACTACAATAAACCAATTTTATACATAAAACCATATAGATTTACCTATATCACTTACAACTAATTATATATCTATATATCTACATATCTACAAGTTAAAAAATTTAGCTATCATATAAAGATCTGTCATATTGCCGTCAATTAGAGCTGTATTCTTTTGACATCCCTCAATTTCAAAACCATATTTCTTATATAATCTTATAGCCTTTTCATTATAAGTTCTAACCGAGCCCTCTAATCTCTTTATTCCTGATTTTTCACAATGAGCAATTATTTCACTCATAAATTTGCTACCTAATCCAACTCCCCAATAATCTTTAACAATCATAGTTGCAAAATTAGAAATATGTTCCAACCATGGATGCAATGGAGAAACCTGAGTTAATCCAATTAAACCCACAATATTTTCAGTTTTTTCTTCAATAGCAATAATTATGGAAGATATTTCTGCCTCATTATGTTGTTTCCAAACTTGTAATATTTTTTCATCTGGAGCTTCTGGTCGTAATGGAGTTTGATTTGTAAAAGTTGTTTCTTCACCAATTACTTTGATAAATTCTCTGAATTTTGGCAAATCTTCCGGCTTAGGACTACGGAGAATAATCTCCCTACCATCTTTTAACTTATACTTTTCTGCTTTATATTCTGACATAGCTCTCCCTCCTCTAAAACTCCTTATATCATATATACCTACAATATTTTAATAATAAAATCAAATTGTATCTATCAAAAAATTTATATAATGATAATTATTATAAATATAAATTTAAAAACTATCTAGAATAACACCTATTAGCTCTTTTTATTTTTTAACTTTAAATCACATTTACATATATCTGAAACCCTAAGCAAATCTAAATCAGACCATTTAACAAAACCTTCTAATAAAGAATAGCTATCTATACCTTTATTTGCATAATATTTGGCAATCAAATAAGACAGCTCTCCATATTCACAATAAAATAGCACTCGGCGACCTTCCCATTTAGCCAAATATTTTTGATGGTTATTTATTAGCTCATCCTCAAGTATGTTAACACTATTAGGCAGTCTAGAGTGAACAAATTTATCATTATTTCTAACATCAACAATAATATTTCTCGTATTTATATCCATACTCTTAAACTTTGAAGTTGAACTTTCATATATTGTTTTTATAGTTTTTTGAGGAGATATAGATATTTTTTTATTTTCTTTACTATAATTAAAAGTAATTTTATTTTCAGCAATTAATAATTCTTCATTTATTATTTTCGGAAATTTATTTCTAGGTAGACACTTGAAATATGTATCTAAATATGGAAAGGGAGAATCACATCCTATAAATACAACATTTATTCTACCTTGTTTATTTCTAATTTTATCCAATAAATTATTTCTTTTAAGTTTCATTATATATTTAAGAGTTCCCGCTAGATTAAAACCAGAGCTTGGTCCTAATAATAATCCAGATCTACATAACTCTAAGCTTCTTAAATAGGAGTCATATGTGCTTACATCTATTATTTCATCTATATCCTTTTTCCAATCAAAATCAATCATTCTCAATAAGCCTAGAGTTCTTGGTCCAGATATTATGTTGTTAGGTTTTCTTACTATTCCAGATATTTTTAAATTTGGTAATTTTTCTTTAAGGTATTTAGCGCAACCAACCATGCTTCCTGTTGTTCCTAATCCAGTAGAAAATATTTGTATATCTCCATTTAATTGTTCATAAATTTGAGGTGCTGTAATTTTATAATGTGATTCAGGGTTGTTTTTATTGCTGTATTGATTCGGGTTAAACCATTTTTTTCTTTTCCCCATATTTTTAGCTATTTGAATTCCAGAGCTTAAATCACTTGGATCTGGACATAAAGGCTCATTATTAGCTTGCACTTCAGCCCCTGATAATAAGAGCATTTGTAATTTACCGATAGAGGTATCTTTTGCTGAAATAAGCACTCTAGTTTTTTTGAACCCAAAAATTTTAGATAATATACTAAGAGAAAATGCCGTATTTC
Protein-coding regions in this window:
- a CDS encoding divergent polysaccharide deacetylase family protein; translated protein: MITKKQIRRWKMLSSVYKIVVFLLLITFVSIIYIMSGSDYGSLEVTKSDEVYITVEEPVVVEVVPSADLESFVPAEPVVDLVAEELFTYDEEVSLEDENLLDSSWEALNGAYLVSEEKSLEVVSEANEESVIDSVVEEQEEVVVKSTNISIVLTDISSENIDSVIKYLANNKEIGLAFKNGNFEAMKKAKEAGFDNLIVSITMEPFNESISLPELSITTGNSTMENVDVLDTVLDNSYMPIAITNDMGSKVTSKKHINVMKPIMASIKSKDLAFLDSKSNYYSVAAGVAEEYGVPYASNYVFIDKDISNKEAVIGALNELEKVASYKDYVIAMGDYSETVIKALSEWLENVNTYPISSGF
- a CDS encoding pyridoxal-phosphate dependent enzyme; this translates as MISDNVFKGKKGVQDFLNPKNHVTPLIEIPEELNPFYNDEVHVFVKMLSFTPLMNVKSIPSYNMLDKHKKLEEHNIIENSSGNTAFSLSILSKIFGFKKTRVLISAKDTSIGKLQMLLLSGAEVQANNEPLCPDPSDLSSGIQIAKNMGKRKKWFNPNQYSNKNNPESHYKITAPQIYEQLNGDIQIFSTGLGTTGSMVGCAKYLKEKLPNLKISGIVRKPNNIISGPRTLGLLRMIDFDWKKDIDEIIDVSTYDSYLRSLELCRSGLLLGPSSGFNLAGTLKYIMKLKRNNLLDKIRNKQGRINVVFIGCDSPFPYLDTYFKCLPRNKFPKIINEELLIAENKITFNYSKENKKISISPQKTIKTIYESSTSKFKSMDINTRNIIVDVRNNDKFVHSRLPNSVNILEDELINNHQKYLAKWEGRRVLFYCEYGELSYLIAKYYANKGIDSYSLLEGFVKWSDLDLLRVSDICKCDLKLKNKKS
- the mnmE gene encoding tRNA uridine-5-carboxymethylaminomethyl(34) synthesis GTPase MnmE, coding for MENIYAISSGATKAGVCVIRISGPEAEKSLQVLTNKPLPQHRMASVRYLYDNEELLDDALVIYFESPKSFTGENVVELHIHGGRAVIDGVLKALSKIKNFRMAEPGEFSRRAFENGKMDLTKAEAIADLIDAETKAQKKQALRQMEGELGRLYEGWRKDLKEIMAYTEAVIDFSDEEIDVDNTSPKIKRVLQEIDNHLNDNGRGEKLREGLSIAILGAPNAGKSQLMNAIAKREVAIVSDTAGTTRDVIDVHLDLNGYPAIISDTAGIREADNEIEHEGILRALKKAENADIKVVMFDCSKDVDDTSLDLIDEDSIVVINKCDLEKKENSYKAVCAKASDVIEISALKGMNLDVLLSKLEQETESRLFSAGSASVTRERHRKFLQNAVESLNRAIENNVLELQAEDVRLAIREIGKITGSVEIEELLDIIFSDFCIGK
- a CDS encoding S41 family peptidase, with translation MKRFFVFFIAIMISGYNATANNKKLETKKVDNAPKGMVMTYDELQDAYKQLEKFEAVLSLVKQRYVDEKTYKEIIDLSLDGMLKSLDPHSSFLDEKELEDMQVSTSGKFGGLGIQITTEDEVVKVVSPIDDTPAQKAGIMSGDFITHLDGEAIIGIDLNDAVDRMRGEPGTDITLTVRQGLKGEPRDVKIVRDIINIDSVKSDVIDNIGYIRVATFSQKTKSELETAFDEIGANVDGYVLDLRNNPGGLLTMAIAVSEAFLDGGEIVSTKGRDSVDNMKFFAANGDKANGKPIVVIINQGSASASEIVAGALKDHKRAVIVGTKSFGKGSVQTIYPLVNGKTAVKMTTSRYYTPSGHSIQALGIDPDIEIKNEELKEKENDWEKYLIEEADLKGALKNPEKGEKKDKNPKNKDNSGDKKDDYQLNRSIEIVKGIAIYAKQNDYKEADKKVEDVK
- a CDS encoding GNAT family N-acetyltransferase — its product is MSEYKAEKYKLKDGREIILRSPKPEDLPKFREFIKVIGEETTFTNQTPLRPEAPDEKILQVWKQHNEAEISSIIIAIEEKTENIVGLIGLTQVSPLHPWLEHISNFATMIVKDYWGVGLGSKFMSEIIAHCEKSGIKRLEGSVRTYNEKAIRLYKKYGFEIEGCQKNTALIDGNMTDLYMIAKFFNL